A DNA window from Selenomonas sp. oral taxon 126 contains the following coding sequences:
- the fliS gene encoding flagellar export chaperone FliS yields MVNNAAEAYKKQQIMTATPETLTLMLYNGCLKFIKEGVEQLAEKNYEASNISLQKAQNIISEFRITLNMDYEISHQLMPLYNYAYDRLVEGNMKSDPAIIQEATDIMTELRDAWAQAMKKAREEKGAQGMEGSGVYAG; encoded by the coding sequence ATGGTAAACAATGCCGCAGAGGCATATAAGAAGCAGCAGATAATGACGGCGACGCCCGAGACGCTGACCCTCATGCTCTACAACGGCTGCCTCAAGTTTATCAAGGAGGGCGTCGAGCAGCTTGCGGAGAAGAACTACGAAGCATCGAACATCTCGCTCCAGAAGGCACAGAACATCATCTCGGAGTTCCGCATTACGCTCAACATGGATTACGAGATCTCCCATCAGCTGATGCCTCTTTACAACTACGCCTATGACCGCCTCGTCGAGGGCAATATGAAGAGCGATCCTGCGATCATCCAGGAGGCGACCGACATCATGACCGAGCTGCGCGATGCATGGGCACAGGCGATGAAGAAGGCGCGTGAGGAGAAGGGTGCACAGGGCATGGAAGGGAGCGGCGTCTATGCCGGATGA